The DNA region TCACCAAACACACTTACTCTATCAAAATACATAGAATATTCAACTGTTGCATGTTATCAAAGTATGGCCTTTGTACGGAGACATGCCATTTGATTGGAGTTTGCCCCTGTCAGTTGAGATGGAGACATATTGAAGGAAACACATCACAGTTCAGAATGACAGTCTGGTTGGAAGCTCCACGTTGTCTTGGGTAACAGGGAAAGTCCACCAACTGAAGCAGACTAACTGGTCATCAACTGCTGATAAAGTACCTTTAAAAACAGGCAGGTCTGTGGTCTGAGACACAGCTTCAAGAGAAGAGGAAGGTGAGAGAAGCCCTGGATACACCATCTGTGTGATGGGGTCTAATTAAGGGGCACAGTGTATGTACGCTTAGCTGTGCATCTGTTCAGCAAATGTCTTTGCATAAAGTCAAATGTACTGTGTCAAGACCTTTCTGTTTTCAATTGTGTGGCAGGGTACAATTGTCTGCTACAGTATGCAATGGGAGATAAGAATACACGGGATGCCATTTATACAAGTCAGGGTTCTCATTTATCAGTAAGAAAATGTTCCACTTAAAAATGAATAACTGTTGATGAAGGAATAGGTGTTGAATATTGATCTAAAtcttttcatttattttcacagATTTTTTGAAAAGAGAGCAGGAATTCTACTTAGTGTGTGAAATCCATCATGAATCAAGGGACGATCCTTGTATTAGCTGCTGCTATTTTCATGACAGGTATGAGATTCTATATTTAAtcctttgttttaaatattttttatacTGTTAGGTGTTCAGTGTTTCTCTCGAGCTTGTGCACCTTGGACACCAGATGTGCACACAACTGTTGAGCCCAGTTTTAAGGTCAAGGTCTGAGCTTAGCAACCATTGGTTCTACAATTTGGTTCCTCTTTGGGGAAAGACTTGTTTCAACACTCAGTCTGGAAAGATTTTAAAACAGGTCCCAAAAGACAAATTATTTTACTCTAAAATCATCTAACCTCATCTCCTGAGAGGAGTACCTGATTATCCCTTCAATACGGAGTGTGTTATGGTGAAGTTGCATGGGCCTTACAAACTGATTGCTTGCTAAATGAATACTAGGTATATTGAACTTGTTCCTGTGTTGCCACTGTGAAACGCTGCTTTCCTTTTCTTTCATACAGGTTCCCAAGCTGAACTCAATAGAGAGCAGATTCGTGATGCACTCTGGGATTACATCAGCCAATTGACCAACAATGACCTAAATGAAGGCTCAGAAATCAGCCAACAAGTCAAGTGAGTGTCAGCAATATTAGGAATAGTTACAGAAGTTGTGCTAGCTGGGACACACCTGGACATAGCAGCACAGGAAAATATTGACCGAAAAGCTAAAATAGGGCTTTCTCTGCCAGTTTGAGATCAAATAGCAATGAGACTGGTGTTTGAAATGACAGATGTTGCTTCTGGCACATGCTGAAAGTATCTCAGCAAAGTAACATTTATTCGTATAATGAAATCAGATCAATGCCTATAGCTATGTGTATAAGCAGGTATACATTCAGGCATAGGAACAGCTTTATTTGAAGCCAGATGCAGCTACAGTTAAATACAGCCATGGAAAATGTAGATCCAAATAGGTCCATGTGCAGGAAGTAGCAGACATCAGACACAAGCCTTCAACCATACCAATGCTGTATCTGATATCTGCCACTTCCCCAACACAGATCTATTCAGGCCAACATTTCCCATGTCTGTACATAACTGTAATTGCATCCTGTCCTGTGTTACTAAAGAACATGTGCAATTAATTCCAAAAGGTATTCTGATCCCAATGTCTTTCTTATTGTAAACCATCCAATCTTCTGCATGGTATGTTTGACAATTGGACTTGCAAGGTGCTCTGTCTAAATGTATCTCTTTCCTGTAACAAGAATAAGAAACAACTGTCTCTTCTTTTCCAGTCACCTTATTCAGGGTCATCTGCAGACTGTCAATGACTATGCTGAGGATCTCCAACAGAAGTTGGCTCCTTACACCGATGGTCTTCATGAGAAGATGACAGTAGACATTGAGAGCCTTCGCCAGCAGATAAGAGAACAACTGGAAGACCTGAGGGAGAAACTTGCTCCATTTGCTGATGGAGTTCATCAGAAGATCAGCAGGAACATTGAAGAATTTCATCAGAAGTTGACCCCTTTTGCTGAAGACCTGGGCCAACAGCTGCGTAAGAATGCAGCGGACCTTCGGCAGAAGTTGACTCCCTTTACTGAAGAGCTACAGGCCAGATTGGAAGTGAGCACAGAGAACCTGAGGGAAGTCCTGACTCCCTATGCTGAGGAGCTCCAGATGAAGATTGATGAAAACATGGACACCCTCAGGCAGAATGTGGCTGCCAAAGCTGCTGAATTCTGCTCCAGGTTTAATGAGGATGTCCAGGAGCTTCGCAATAGCTTGGCCCCCTATGCCAAGGATCTCCAGATCAAGATGAACCAACAAATTGGAGAAATGTCCCAGATGGTTGAACCATATGCCGAGAAGCTCCAGGCAAAAGTCAATGAGCATGTGGATGTTCTGAACCAAAGGCTGAACCCTTACATCGTCGAACTGAAGGCTAAACTTAACGAGAACATGGACCAGAACCTGGGCCCATTCATTGAAAATTTCAACACCAACATTAACCAGGGAATTGAGGAGTTCCATCAGAACCTGGCTCCCTACACTGAGCAGCTGAAACGAATCATCAGTCAGAATGTGAAGGAGATGCAGGACAGACTTGTCCTGAGTGGAGGCAATGTTCAGCAGGATCTTCAGACCCAGCTCACCACTTTATGGGGCAACTtctggcagcatctgcagaactaaTTGAGATGTAGAATGTGGCTCTATCGAACTGTGTGTCAAGACTCAGGGGTCCTCTTACTATCTCAAATGGTAATATGCTGAAAGTACTTATTGTTTTTCGACTGAAA from Mobula birostris isolate sMobBir1 chromosome 24, sMobBir1.hap1, whole genome shotgun sequence includes:
- the LOC140187118 gene encoding uncharacterized protein translates to MNQGTILVLAAAIFMTGSQAELNREQIRDALWDYISQLTNNDLNEGSEISQQVNHLIQGHLQTVNDYAEDLQQKLAPYTDGLHEKMTVDIESLRQQIREQLEDLREKLAPFADGVHQKISRNIEEFHQKLTPFAEDLGQQLRKNAADLRQKLTPFTEELQARLEVSTENLREVLTPYAEELQMKIDENMDTLRQNVAAKAAEFCSRFNEDVQELRNSLAPYAKDLQIKMNQQIGEMSQMVEPYAEKLQAKVNEHVDVLNQRLNPYIVELKAKLNENMDQNLGPFIENFNTNINQGIEEFHQNLAPYTEQLKRIISQNVKEMQDRLVLSGGNVQQDLQTQLTTLWGNFWQHLQN